A stretch of the Metopolophium dirhodum isolate CAU chromosome 8, ASM1992520v1, whole genome shotgun sequence genome encodes the following:
- the LOC132951452 gene encoding nucleoside diphosphate-linked moiety X motif 6 produces the protein MVSRQPPLSLYATVRKMSTFAGHVDRHRGVVVKSTIAATEQEKPTEFGPKLARSLIKWSADEQVHLVWFQIARQHAHWISELAKNNFLFHRTSPDGNELWMYKRLRGESTSTVDSPHTYTGAGGLVIRDDHLLVVKEHSLPFWKLPGGYVNPGENIGDAAIREVFEETGIRAEFVSLVAFRHVLSGSFDCDDMYFVTNLRPLTFDIVIDKEISEAKWMKCEDFITSPDVGEHSRFFVKTFIENSKNGITMKPSKTIHQFTNKEFISYTASCSTPTDSSADI, from the exons ATGGTTTCCAGACAACCACCGCTGTCGTTATACGCGACCGTCAG AAAAATGTCCACGTTCGCCGGTCACGTGGACAGACACAGAGGCGTCGTCGTCAAATCCACCATAGCCGCCACGGAACAAGAGAAACCGACGGAATTCGGTCCCAAGCTTGCCa GATCTCTAATTAAATGGTCGGCGGATGAACAGGTGCACTTGGTGTGGTTCCAGATAGCTCGGCAGCATGCGCATTGGATTTCGGAATTGGCCAAA AACAATTTCCTGTTTCACAGAACATCACCGGACGGTAACGAACTGTGGATGTACAAACGTTTAAGGGGTGAAAGCACATCTACGGTAGACTCCCCTCATACGTACACAGGGGCGGGAGGTCTAGTGATACGCGACGATCATTTGTTAGTCGTCAAAGAGCATAGCCTTCCATTTTGGAAATTGCCCGGAGGTTATGTAAATCCTG gagAAAATATCGGCGACGCTGCCATTAGAGAAGTATTTGAAGAGACGGGCATCAGGGCCGAATTCGTATCTTTAGTGGCGTTCAGGCACGTTTTAAGTGGGAGTTTCGATTGTGATGATATGTATTTCGTTACAAACTTGCGACCGTTAACTTTCGACATTGTGATTGATAAAGAGATATCAGAGGCTAAATGGATGAAG TGCGAAGACTTTATAACGAGTCCAGATGTTGGCGAACACAGCCGTTTTTTCGTCAAAACGTTTATCGAAAATTCTAAAAACGGCATCACGATGAAACCTAGTAAAACGATTCATCAATTTACCAACAAAGAATTTATCAGCTACACCGCATCCTGCAGTACACCGACAGATTCTAGTGCAGATATTTAA